One Hippoglossus stenolepis isolate QCI-W04-F060 chromosome 9, HSTE1.2, whole genome shotgun sequence genomic region harbors:
- the LOC124852472 gene encoding V-type proton ATPase 116 kDa subunit a 2-like: MKMSVILGVIHMSFGIILSTYNHLHFRKKHNLYLVFLPELLFLLCLFGYLVFMIFYKWLVFSAKDSREAPSILIHFINMFLMQGDTVSPSTQDRLACRYFEWSLLFSQCLSYSWANPSSFIGFTRGQQSP; this comes from the exons ATGAAGATGTCAGTGATATTGGGCGTCATACACATGAGCTTTGGGATCATTCTCAGCACTTACAATCACTT GCACTTTAGGAAAAAGCACAACCTGTACTTGGTATTTCTGCCTGAACTGCTGTTCCTGCTGTGTCTGTTTGGCTATCTGGTGTTCATGATTTTCTACAAGTGGCTGGTATTCTCTGCAAAGGACTCCAGAGAGGCCCCGAGCATCCTCATCCACTTCATTAATATGTTCCTCATGCAGGGTGACACAGTGTCGCCATCTACCCAGGACAG GCTGGCCTGCAGGTATTTCGAGTGGTCATTGCTGTTCTCTCAGTGCCTGTCCTACTCCTGGGCAAACCCATCTTCCTTTATTGGCTTCACAAGAGGGCAGCAGTCACCGTAA